A window of Paracoccus alcaliphilus genomic DNA:
CGGGCGATTCCCTCCACATCGCCCGGATCGTCATGCGGCGCGATCTCGACCCGGTCGCCATGCAGCAGCGGCAGGAACAGCTCGTGGATCGCGTCGATGAAATTCAGCGTGGTCTTGTGGATATAGACCCGCGCGCCCGTGTCACCGGCCGTGGGCAGCGGCAGGCTCAGCCGTTCGGCCACAGTGCCGTGGGTGCCGATCACGCCCTTGGGCGCGCCGGTGGAACCCGAGGTATACAGCACGAAGGCCGGACTGTCGGCGATCAGCCTGCGCCGGGGCCAAAGGGCCTGCGCGTCCGCGCCTTCCAGATGCGGTTCCTGCACCATGACCGCCGACCAGTCGCCCGCAGGCAGCATCTGCCGGGTGGCGGGATCGGTGACGATCAGCCGGGGGCGTGCATCGCCCAGCATGTGCTGCAACCGGCTGGCGGGATAGGCGGGATCCAGCGGCAGATAGGCCGCGCCCGCCTTCCACAGGCCCAGAACGGCGATGGCGACTTCCGGTCCGCGCGGCAGCGAGATGCCGACGATATCGCCCATCCGCACGCCCAGCCGGATCAGGCGATCCGCCAGCCGGTCGCTGTCACGGTCAAGCCGGGCATAGCTCATCTGCCCGCCGTCCGAGCCAAGCGCGGTCGCATCGGGGCTGCGCGCCACCTGCGCGGCAAACAGATCGGTGATCATGCGTGGATCGCGGCGGGGGCGGCCTTGCGGCGCATGTGGCGCGTCCTCCAGTCCGATCCCTGCAACGGGCAGGTCGGGCGCATCGGCCAGCAGCATCAGCGCATGGGCGAACAGTGTCTGCACCCGTTCGGCATATTCCGCGCCGAACAGATCGGCCCGATAGCTGAGCGTCAGTTTCGCCGCCTCGCCCGGTTGCGGGGGAACGATCATCATGCCCAATGGGTAATGGGTCACCGCCGCGCCGTGGCTGCCTGCGGCACTGACCCGCAGCGCCTCCTGCGGCGCGTCCTCTTGCGCGATGGCGGCACTGACCGGATAGTTCTCATAGACCAGCAGGGTGTCGAACAGCTCTCCCATCCGCATCTCCTGCGTCAGGCGGGGCAGGGCGACGTAGTGGTGACCGGTCAATGCGGTCTGCTCGCGCTGCAACCGCTGCGCCAGTGCGGATTGCGTTTCCTGCGGGCACAGCCGGATACGCGTCGGGACGGTGTTGATGAACAGGCCGACCATTTCCTCGATCCCGGCGACTTCGGGCGGGCGGCCGGAAACGATGGTGCCGAAAGTGACATCGGTCTGCCCGGTCAGGTGCGACAGCACCATCGCCCATGCCTGCTGCGCCAATGTGTTCGGCGTTACCCCCGCCGCCTGCGCGGCTGCGGCAAGGCGCTGCCAGTCCCCGGCAGCGATGATCCGGTGGCACAATTCCGGCTGCGGGATACTGTCGGATTCCGGTGCGATCCGCGTGGGTGCGTCGAGACCAGCCAAATGGTCGCACCATGCGGCGATGCTGGTTGCCTCGCCGGCCTCCATGATCTTCGCCAGATAGTCGCGGTATTGCGGCGCGGGCTTTCCGTCGAAGACCTGCGGATCGTCATAAAGCGCCATCAGTTCCTGCAACATGATCGGATTGGACCACCCATCGATAGCGATATGGTGTGTTGTTATTGCGATTTTGTGTTTGTTTTTGTTTTCGCGGATGAGGGTTACGCGGATTGGCGGTTCGTTTTTGAGGTCGAAGCGGGTGTTTCTGTCGGCGGTCAGGATGGCGTCGCGTTCGGCCTCGCGCTCGGGGTCGGGGCCTGTCAGGCTGTGGGTCAGCCATGGCAGGTCGGGGCGGCGGGGGATCAGCTGGACCATGCGCTCGCCGATCAGCTCGAAGCGGGCGGCAAGGTTGGGGTGACGCGCCAGCAGGGCGCGCATGGCGGCGCGCAGGCGGCCGGGGTCCAGCGGGCCGTCCAGCTGAAAGACCATCTGCACGATATAGGCGGCGCTCTCGTCGTCATAGCTGTCATGGAACAGGAAGCCCTGCTGCAGCGGCGACAGCGGCAGGATATCGGCCAGCGGCATCCGGGCGGCCAGCGCGTCGATGGCGGGTTGCTCCAGCCCCGACAGGGCCACATCCGAGGTGGTCAGCACCCGTTCCGGCCGGGCCTCGGTCAGCGCGGCGATGCGGGTCAGCGCGTCGAACCAGCGCCCGGCCAGATCGGCGATGGCGGCCTGATCCAGATGCCGGGCGGCCCATGACCAGTCGGCGACCAGCACCGGACCATCGGCGCGATCCTCGGTCACGGCATTGAGGTCGATCAGCCGGGCCAGCGGCCGGGGGCGCGGCGGCCGGGGCGCGGCGATGGCGCCTTCGGCCGGGCGCCAGAAGCCGGCATCGGCGGCGGCATCACCGGCATCGAACCGGCCCAGATAGTTGAACCCGGCCCATGCGGCGGGTTGTTCGGCCAGTGCGGCGGCGCCTTCGGGGTCCAGATGGCGCAGCAACCCGTAACCCACGCCATTGCCGGGCAGGCGGGCCAGCTGGTCCTTGACCGATTTCAGCAGCCGGTCCAGCGCGTCGTCATCGGTCGGAACCGCGGCATCGGGCAGCGACAGGCGCAGCGGGAACTGGCTGGTGAACCAGCCGATGCTTCGGCTGAGATCGGCACCCTCCAGCAGCGGCTCGCGGCCATGGCCTTCCAGTTCGAAGGCGGCGGTGGCGGGGTCCAGCCCGCGTTCGGCCTGCCAGCCGGCCAGCGCGATGGCGAAACCGGCCAGCAGCACGTCACCCACGCCGCCGCCGATGCGCTGGGGGGCGCGGGTCAGCAGGCAGCGGGTGATGTCGGCGGGCAGTTCGCGCATCAGGCTGCCCTGGCTGTCAGAGCTGTCCTGATCGGGGTCCAGCGGGCCTGCGGGCCAGGCGGCATCGGGGGTCATCTGCTGCCAGAAGGGCAGCTCGTGGCGCCGCGCGGCGGCGGCCCCGGGCAGGGCGATGGCCCAGTCGCGCCACGAGACCGGCACCGGATCGAGATCCGGTTTGCGCCCTTCCGCACGGGCCCCGGCCGCCTCGGCCAGATCGGGCAGCAGGATGCGCCAGGAGACGCCGTCGATGGCCAGATGGTGGATGGCCAGCCACAGCAGGCGGGCATCGGGGCGCGCGGGATCGGGGTTGGGATCGGGGGCCAGCACGGCGCGCAGCATCTGGCCCTTGCGCGGCGACAGTTCGGCCAGCGCCCGTTCGGCGGCGGCGGTCGGGTCCTCGTCCGGGGCCAGCACCGTCAGGCAGTCGCGGGCGCGGATGCTGCGTGGCGGCGCGATGGTCATGGTGCCGCCCGCGGTGGACAGGCGCAGCGCGTGATGCAGTTCCAGCATGTCGCCCAAGGCCTGCTCGAAGACCTGCGGATCATGGGCGGGCACGCGCCAGAAAGGAGGGCATCACCCTGACCGCAAGGCAGATCTTCCAGCACCCCACCATCGCCGCCAAGCGCGAAGAAGCTGTCGTCGATGCCGATCTCGGTGGTGCCCAGCACCTCGGCGAAAAGGGCGGCCAGCGTGGCCTCGGTCCGGTTGCGCGGCGCGCGGCGGGGTCCGGTGCTGGCTTCGGGTTCGGGCAGGGCGCGGCGGTCCAGCTTGCCGTTGGGGGTCAGCGGCAAGGCCTCCATCGCCACGAAGGCGGCGGGCACCATATAGTCGGGCAGTTCAGCGGCCAGCGTTCCGCGCAGCGCGTCGCGATCCAGATCGCGGGCGATGACATAGGCCACCAGCTGCTTCTGCCCGGGGCGGTCCTCACGCGCGATGACGGCGGATTGCGGATGGCCTGCGCGGGCGATGGCGGCCTCGATCTCGCCGGGCTCGATGCGGAAGCCGCGGATCTTGAGCTGCTGGTCGGCGCGGCCGATGAACTCGACCTGCCCATCCTCGCGCCACCGCGCCAGATCGCCCGAGCGATACATCCGCTGGCCGGGGCCGAAGGGATTGGCGACGAAGCGTTCGGCGGTCAGGTCGGGCCGATTCAGATAACCCTGCGCCAGACCAGAGCCCGCGATATACAACTCGCCCACAACACCAACGGGAACAGGCTGAAGGGAAGCGTCGAGGATCAGGAACTGCATGTTGCTGATCGGTTTGCCGATGATGTTCTGGGCTTTGCCGTCGGCGGTCACCTGCGCCGAGGCACACCAGATCGCCCCCTCGGTCGGACCGTATTCGTTCCACAGATCCGCGGTCGCCGATTGCCGATGCGTCGCGATCAGCGACGCGGGGATGGCCTCGCCGCCCAGCACCACCGTATGCAGGCTGCTCAGGTCGGCCGCGCCTTCGGCAAGCACGGCACGCCACAATCCGGGACCGCTGATCCATTCGCGGATCGCGTGACGCCCGATCAGCCGGACCAGTTCCGCGGGCTGTTTTTCCGCCCCCGGTTCGGGCAGGACCAGCGTCGAGCCGGTTGCCAGCGCCCCGAAAATCACCGCCAGCGAGGCATCGAAGGCCAGCGACGGCAACAGCACCGAAACCTCGGGCCGCGGGTAACGCTCGGCCCGCGACAGGATCGCATTGACTGCGGCGGCATGGGTCAGCACCACGCCCTTGGGCCGCCCGGTCGAGCCGGACGTATAGATCACATAGGCCGGATCGGAGGCCTCGGGATGCGGGACCGGGGCGGACAGGGGGAAGGGCGTGTCGTCATCCGTCAGCAGGTGGCGATGGCCCGAAGCCAGCGCGACGCCTTGACGATCGGTCAGGACCAGCGCCGGGGCGGCGTCATCCAGCACCGAAGCGATCCGGTCGCGCGGATAATCGGGGTCCAGCGGCAGATAGACCGCCCCGGCGCGCATGATCGCCAGCAGGCCGGTGATCGCGGCGATGCCACGCGGCAGCAGCATGGCGACGATCTGCCCGCGCCTGACCCCCGCCCCGGCCAGTCGCCGGGCCAGCACGGCACTGGCGCGTTCCAGCCCGGCATAATCCAGCCGCCCCTCGGCAGAGATCAAGGCGGTCGCATGCGGCGCATGACGCGCCGCCTCGCAGACCAGATCGGGCAGGCTCTGGCGCTTGCGCGGGTGCTCGGCGCCTCGCAGCACCGTCAGCGCCCTGTCGGTGGCCGCGTCGTTCAGCAGGCCGATTTCGCCCAGTTTCGGATCGGACGGATCGGCAAGACCGCGCAGGATGGTTTCCACGCTGTCCAGCACCTGACCGGCCTCTTCGACGTTGAACAGATCCCCGCGATAGCTGAGTGTCAGCCTGAGGGCCTCGCCCGGAACGGCGGCAAGACCCATCGGATAGTGGGTGGCATCGCCGCCATGCTGGCTGTGCCTTTCGACGCTCAGCGCCGCATCGGCGGCGTCACCATCCGCAGGGCCGGAAGGATAGTTCTCGAACACGGTCAGCGTGTCGAACAGCTGCTCATGTCCGGCGATCCGTTGCAGCCTGCTCAACGGGACATGCTGATGTTCAAGGGTCGCGGACAGCCGGTCGTGGGTCTGGCGCAGAAACTCCGAGACAGGCTGCGCCGGTTTGGGCCGCAGGCGCAGCGGCAGGGTGTTGATGAACAGGCCCACCATGCGCTCGACCCCCGGCAGGTCGGCGGGGCGACCCGAAACGGTGGTGCCGAAGATCACGTCGCGCTGGCCGCTGCGGCGTGACAGGTAAAGCCCCCAGGCCGACTGGATCAGCGCGTTCAGCGTGATCCCCAGATCGCGGGCGCGGCTTTCCAGTTGCCCGGTCGCCGTCGCGTCCAGTTTTCGCGACAGGGTCACCCCGGCGGATTGACCGCCGGCATCGGGCGCGATCAGCGTGGGGCCTTCCAGATCGGCCAGTTGATCGCGCCAGAAGTCATCCGCCTCGGTGTCGGGGCGCAAGGCGGTCCAGCGGATGTAATCGGCATAGGGCGTCATCTGCGACAGCTCGGCATCCGGCGCGTCATAGAGGGCGAACAGCTCATCCAGAAAGACCGGCAGCGACCACCCATCGATAGCGATATGGTGTGTTGTTATTGCGATTTTGTGTTTGTTTTTGTTTTCGCGGATGAGGGTTACGCGGATTGGCGGTTCGTTTTTGAGGTCGAAGCGGGTGTTTCTGTCGGCGGTCA
This region includes:
- a CDS encoding non-ribosomal peptide synthetase codes for the protein MPAHDPQVFEQALGDMLELHHALRLSTAGGTMTIAPPRSIRARDCLTVLAPDEDPTAAAERALAELSPRKGQMLRAVLAPDPNPDPARPDARLLWLAIHHLAIDGVSWRILLPDLAEAAGARAEGRKPDLDPVPVSWRDWAIALPGAAAARRHELPFWQQMTPDAAWPAGPLDPDQDSSDSQGSLMRELPADITRCLLTRAPQRIGGGVGDVLLAGFAIALAGWQAERGLDPATAAFELEGHGREPLLEGADLSRSIGWFTSQFPLRLSLPDAAVPTDDDALDRLLKSVKDQLARLPGNGVGYGLLRHLDPEGAAALAEQPAAWAGFNYLGRFDAGDAAADAGFWRPAEGAIAAPRPPRPRPLARLIDLNAVTEDRADGPVLVADWSWAARHLDQAAIADLAGRWFDALTRIAALTEARPERVLTTSDVALSGLEQPAIDALAARMPLADILPLSPLQQGFLFHDSYDDESAAYIVQMVFQLDGPLDPGRLRAAMRALLARHPNLAARFELIGERMVQLIPRRPDLPWLTHSLTGPDPEREAERDAILTADRNTRFDLKNEPPIRVTLIRENKNKHKIAITTHHIAIDGWSNPIMLQELMALYDDPQVFDGKPAPQYRDYLAKIMEAGEATSIAAWCDHLAGLDAPTRIAPESDSIPQPELCHRIIAAGDWQRLAAAAQAAGVTPNTLAQQAWAMVLSHLTGQTDVTFGTIVSGRPPEVAGIEEMVGLFINTVPTRIRLCPQETQSALAQRLQREQTALTGHHYVALPRLTQEMRMGELFDTLLVYENYPVSAAIAQEDAPQEALRVSAAGSHGAAVTHYPLGMMIVPPQPGEAAKLTLSYRADLFGAEYAERVQTLFAHALMLLADAPDLPVAGIGLEDAPHAPQGRPRRDPRMITDLFAAQVARSPDATALGSDGGQMSYARLDRDSDRLADRLIRLGVRMGDIVGISLPRGPEVAIAVLGLWKAGAAYLPLDPAYPASRLQHMLGDARPRLIVTDPATRQMLPAGDWSAVMVQEPHLEGADAQALWPRRRLIADSPAFVLYTSGSTGAPKGVIGTHGTVAERLSLPLPTAGDTGARVYIHKTTLNFIDAIHELFLPLLHGDRVEIAPHDDPGDVEGIARVIESRNVSRIVLVPSLLRALLELPDADKRLKSLHLCISSGEALPGELAVRFRNLLPHARLLNIYGTSEMWDASAAEAGRDQEASCAVPIGQALDGVGATILDRFLRPVATGVVGELYVSGHGLAQGYLNRPDLTAARLIASPGGNGQRMYRTGDLVRRRADGGLDYLGRADQQIKIRGFRIEVDEIAALLMKQPGIRQAIAAAVPSPRGGADLIAYVVATDGDTPDPRGLRQVLATHLPRNMVPSAVMVVDRLPLLPNGKVDRTALPRPEVRPSRPARTDLQARLCAAMAEVLSLPEIGIDDDFFELGGHSLLAARLAARLRLLTGRAVSVRAIFEAPTVQQLELRLSQDEERFSDAPVLTFPPVGPYAGPAPEPLFCLHPAGGIGWWYRSLPAQLGRGRTVHALQGPEFCDTGNPATMEEAAAEYLRRIETICPTGPLHLLGWSYGGALAFEIALQAQARGRNIATLALMDAFLLADLPGFDPSANDKSAEQVLADLLAVTGRLSSDFDTDAPDFQRAAEALHGTILGGLDPAMLERFVQASRADVARLGHYRPAGHFDGRLIYFDAVGDRQEPDGSGSELLARHASGLSRHPVACRHDEMGHPQHLATIGRLLSTEYGL
- a CDS encoding amino acid adenylation domain-containing protein — protein: MLELHHALRLSTAGGTMTIAPPRSIRARDCLTVLAPDEDPTAAAERALAELSPRKGQMLRAVLAPDPNPDPARPDARLLWLAIHHLAIDGVSWRILLPDLAEAAGARAEGRKPDLDPVPVSWRDWAIALPGAAAARRHELPFWQQMTPDAAWPAGPLDPDQDSSDSQGSLMRELPADITRCLLTRAPQRIGGGVGDVLLAGFAIALAGWQAERGLDPATAAFELEGHGREPLLEGADLSRSIGWFTSQFPLRLSLPDAAVPTDDDALDRLLKSVKDQLARLPGNGVGYGLLRHLDPEGAAALAEQPAAWAGFNYLGRFDAGDAAADAGFWRPAEGAIAAPRPPRPRPLARLIDLNAVTEDRADGPVLVADWSWAARHLDQAAIADLAGRWFDALTRIAALTEARPERVLTTSDVALSGLEQPAIDALAARMPLADILPLSPLQQGFLFHDSYDDESAAYIVQMVFQLDGPLDPGRLRAAMRALLARHPNLAARFELIGERMVQLIPRRPDLPWLTHSLTGPDPEREAERDAILTADRNTRFDLKNEPPIRVTLIRENKNKHKIAITTHHIAIDGWSLPVFLDELFALYDAPDAELSQMTPYADYIRWTALRPDTEADDFWRDQLADLEGPTLIAPDAGGQSAGVTLSRKLDATATGQLESRARDLGITLNALIQSAWGLYLSRRSGQRDVIFGTTVSGRPADLPGVERMVGLFINTLPLRLRPKPAQPVSEFLRQTHDRLSATLEHQHVPLSRLQRIAGHEQLFDTLTVFENYPSGPADGDAADAALSVERHSQHGGDATHYPMGLAAVPGEALRLTLSYRGDLFNVEEAGQVLDSVETILRGLADPSDPKLGEIGLLNDAATDRALTVLRGAEHPRKRQSLPDLVCEAARHAPHATALISAEGRLDYAGLERASAVLARRLAGAGVRRGQIVAMLLPRGIAAITGLLAIMRAGAVYLPLDPDYPRDRIASVLDDAAPALVLTDRQGVALASGHRHLLTDDDTPFPLSAPVPHPEASDPAYVIYTSGSTGRPKGVVLTHAAAVNAILSRAERYPRPEVSVLLPSLAFDASLAVIFGALATGSTLVLPEPGAEKQPAELVRLIGRHAIREWISGPGLWRAVLAEGAADLSSLHTVVLGGEAIPASLIATHRQSATADLWNEYGPTEGAIWCASAQVTADGKAQNIIGKPISNMQFLILDASLQPVPVGVVGELYIAGSGLAQGYLNRPDLTAERFVANPFGPGQRMYRSGDLARWREDGQVEFIGRADQQLKIRGFRIEPGEIEAAIARAGHPQSAVIAREDRPGQKQLVAYVIARDLDRDALRGTLAAELPDYMVPAAFVAMEALPLTPNGKLDRRALPEPEASTGPRRAPRNRTEATLAALFAEVLGTTEIGIDDSFFALGGDGGVLEDLPCGQGDALLSGACPPMIRRSSSRPWATCWNCITRCACPPRAAP